GGGTGACCGGGCAGGACGGGACATATCTCGCTCAGCTATTACTCGAACAGGGCTATGAAGTTTACGGCACCTACCGCCGTACCAGTTCAGTCAATTTCTGGCGCATGCAGGAGGTTGGCATCCTGAATCACGTCAGGCTGCGTCTGGTCGAGCACGACCTTACTGATCTGAGCACTACCATCCGTCTGCTGAAAACGGCGCAGCCGGATGAGGTTTACAACCTCGCGGCACAAAGTTTTGTCGGCGTGTCGTTCGAGCAGCCCATTACCACGGCCGAGATGACTGGCATTGGCGCCCTGCACGTGCTGGAGGCGATCCGCATCGTCGATCGCGACATCCGCTTTTACCAAGCGTCGACGTCCGAAATGTTCGGCAAGGTCCGGGCGGTGCCCCAGAAAGAAGACACTCCCTTTTATCCGCGCAGCCCATACGGTGTCGCCAAACTGTACGCACACTGGATCACCGTCAACTATCGCGAGTCATACGGGATCTTTGCGTCCAGCGGTATTCTGTTCAATCATGAGTCGCCTTTGCGTGGGCGCGAGTTTGTCACACGCAAGATTACCGATTCGGCTGCGAAGATCGCGCTCGGTCAGTTGGATATGTTGGAACTCGGCAACCTTGATGCGAAGCGCGATTGGGGGTTTGCGAAGGAGTATGTGGAAGGGATGCATCGAATGCTGCAGGCCGCCGAGCCGGATACATTCGTGCTCGCAACTGGGCGGACGGAAACGGTGCGTGATTTCGTTGGTATTGCGTTCAAGGCGGCCGGCATCCACATCGCGTGGCAGGGCAGCGCGGAACACGAAGAGGGCGTCGATATGGCGAGTGGCAAGGTCGTGGTGCGAGTGAACCCGAAGTTCTATCGGCCGGCGGAAGTGGACTTGCTGATCGGCGACGCATCGAAGGCAAAGCAAAAGCTCGGGTGGCAGCCTCAAACCTCGCTCGAATTACTGTGCGAGATGATGGTCGAAGCCGATTTGCGGAGGAACAAAGTTGGCTTCTCATTCTGATCCAGCCATGCGTCGTGCGCTCGTCACGGGCTTGCAGGGCTTCACCGGCAAATACGTGCGCGACGCATTGGTCGACGCGGGATATGACGTGTGCAACGGTATCGGAAGCGGCCCCTCGACCGCCACTGACGTCGGAGATGCCGGCGCGCTGGATATCACGTCGCTCGAGCAATGCCGTCGGGCCATTGACCGCCTGCGGCCAACGCATATCGTCCATCTCGCGGCGATCAGCTTCGTTGCCCATGACGATGCGCTCGACATGTACCGTGTTAATGTCCTCGGCACGCTAAATCTGCTGCAGGCGTGTTCCGACGTGGGGCACCAGCCGGAAAGAGTTTTGATCGCCAGTAGCGCGAACGTCTATGGCAATGCCGCAGGTGTCGTCGATGAGTCAGCCGTGCCCGCTCCGGTCAATCACTACGCGGCAAGCAAGTTGGCCATGGAGCACATGGTTCGCACGTGGTTCGACCAGATACCGATCGTCATCACCCGCCCCTTCAATTACACGGGCCGTGGCCAGTCCGAGCACTTTCTAGTGTCGAAGATCGTTTCGCATTTCGCGCGCAAGGAAGCGCGCTTGGAACTCGGCAATCTGGATGTCGCACGCGACTTTTCGGATGTGCGCACGATCGCACAAATCTATCGGGCGCTCCTCGAGTCGGACGCGGCGCCGGGCGAAACAGTCAACGTATGCAGTGAGCGTCCGTTCACGCTTCGACATGTCGTACAACTCGTACGCGAAGCGTCGCGACACGACCTGGAAATCAGCGTAAATCCCGAATTTGTACGCCAGAACGAGATCAAGGTACTGGTCGGCTCAGCGGAAAAACTTCGGCGTCTCGTGCCCGGTGTCGAGCCGATCGACTTCCGCGACACGATCCGCTGGATGTTGGAAGCCTGAGAAGCCGCTGCGCCGCGACTTCGCAATTTATCGATCGTGCACGAACTGTGAATGAATCGCCGTCGTCGTCGCGCGAGATCAATACATTTGGTTACGGATGTTTCACCCAGTCGTATCCCGCTAGCGCGAAGCATACGCGGCATTTGCGTTTCGCGGCTGGCGCCGGATTTCATTGCGGTAGCGCAGCCAAGCACGTCGGCTCAAGAGCGCTACACGATTTGGCAGTATTTGCCAAGCATCCTGCGCCGGCCAATCGAGCATGGTATTTGCATTCAACTGTCGGCATAATAATGCAGTCGTCCGGTAGTCAATGCTCGTCGGGCAGAGCGAGCATCGAGCATACGGCAAATATAACAATCGCCGACAGAACGGACTGCACGGTGTCCCCGCGTGGTTATTTTGCATTTGCTTTAACAAATAATAACGAGCATGCGCATTGCGCTGTCTCGAAGAGAGAAAGCAAGTTTTTCCGAGGTCATCAACATGTTTCGATTCAGGTCGTCATGGCTGTCGCTGAGCGCCTTCGCATTCGATCTGTGTGCAGTCGCCGCAGCATGGCTGGTCGCCTACGCAATTCGCTTTAACGGCATGGTGCCTTCCGAGTTTTGGGTCGGTGGCATGCACGCGCTCGTCTGGGTCGTCGTTATCTACGCGGCCGTATTTCGTATCTTCGGGTTGTATCGCGGCATGTGGGTGTTCGCAAGCTTGCCTGACCTTGTGCGCATTTCCAAAGCGGTTGGTTCGGGTGCATTGATCGCGATGATCTGCGCGGTAATGCTTCAACCCGCTCCGGTTATCCCGCGCTCGGTGCTGCTCGTATCGCCACTGCTGCTTTTTCTTGCGATGGGCGGCTCGCGCGCATTGTATCGGGCAAGCAAGGAATTCCGTCTTTACGGCGGGTTGATGGGGCAGGGTAAGCCGGTCCTCGTCCTCGGGGCGGGTACGGCTGGCGCGAGCGTCGCGCGTGAGCTGTCTCGCTCGGGCGAGTGGCGCCTCGTCGGTTTGCTGGATGACGATCCCGCCAAGCACGGCCGCG
The nucleotide sequence above comes from Paraburkholderia sp. SOS3. Encoded proteins:
- the gmd gene encoding GDP-mannose 4,6-dehydratase — encoded protein: MKRAVVTGVTGQDGTYLAQLLLEQGYEVYGTYRRTSSVNFWRMQEVGILNHVRLRLVEHDLTDLSTTIRLLKTAQPDEVYNLAAQSFVGVSFEQPITTAEMTGIGALHVLEAIRIVDRDIRFYQASTSEMFGKVRAVPQKEDTPFYPRSPYGVAKLYAHWITVNYRESYGIFASSGILFNHESPLRGREFVTRKITDSAAKIALGQLDMLELGNLDAKRDWGFAKEYVEGMHRMLQAAEPDTFVLATGRTETVRDFVGIAFKAAGIHIAWQGSAEHEEGVDMASGKVVVRVNPKFYRPAEVDLLIGDASKAKQKLGWQPQTSLELLCEMMVEADLRRNKVGFSF
- a CDS encoding GDP-mannose 4,6-dehydratase, whose product is MRRALVTGLQGFTGKYVRDALVDAGYDVCNGIGSGPSTATDVGDAGALDITSLEQCRRAIDRLRPTHIVHLAAISFVAHDDALDMYRVNVLGTLNLLQACSDVGHQPERVLIASSANVYGNAAGVVDESAVPAPVNHYAASKLAMEHMVRTWFDQIPIVITRPFNYTGRGQSEHFLVSKIVSHFARKEARLELGNLDVARDFSDVRTIAQIYRALLESDAAPGETVNVCSERPFTLRHVVQLVREASRHDLEISVNPEFVRQNEIKVLVGSAEKLRRLVPGVEPIDFRDTIRWMLEA